A window from Pangasianodon hypophthalmus isolate fPanHyp1 chromosome 4, fPanHyp1.pri, whole genome shotgun sequence encodes these proteins:
- the LOC113547303 gene encoding zinc finger protein 391, translating to MSWRCSVRGCGKRNQAKAKDVVIHRFPEKDLELCSKWLAAIGKVVNKTERKYASFRVCSQHFRPDDYERDLKAELLGCPPKKVLKKTAIPSIFQTKRKPGRRPSHTPKKSQPEVSSGKENAPTPGTACSEVEESSWINAVKSLQTPQGANIFRSSEVIVNTQCLLELFQFCWLCQKECCITIEGNEKLFSVTQDCQSCGHHRHWRSHPPSAEATHTFHKEAEHALKHEDDEEVVVHIVSSDNECSEQVFIEKDGSYLSSNDEEASLQEEEVKKKRKRTSKRKHSSDEWEPCLDAEATDSDVSMDEDLFTALKEDGQGKLVVWCTQCGTEASLSCSVHRHKKVFCCAQCSEGDDTQAHHFETLRVRFDDVGSFQKHAEQEHGVKPFYKLCQDCGKFVIADPESRGLKEHKCEHKSKFIICPECGKRFLTKVGLKSHYTQLHSDYDHPCKYCLKVFKTRSIKLEHEQTHPKEKQPYSCSKCVKRFSNIYKRNRHVRSHGGPQKHVCDVCKKSFKDIYKLRRHKLIHSGEQPFKCQVCERSFNQMENLTSHMRVHTGEKPFMCEQCGESFSHNVSLKNHKQRHHDSSLTQEKDVLNDVENKGMNTAVGVPQ from the exons ATGTCGTGGAGGTGTAGTGTCCGAGGGTGTGGGAAACGCAATCAGGCCAAAGCTAAAGATGTTGTTATTCACCGTTTCCCTGAAAAAGACTTGGAGCTCTGCAGTAAATGGTTAGCGGCTATCGGGAAGGTTGTGAATAAAACGGAGAGGAAATACGCGTCTTTCCGAGTGTGCAGCCAGCACTTCAGACCTGACGACTATGAGAGGGATTTGAAGGCGGAATTATTGGGATGTCCACCAAAAAAGGTCTTAAAGAAAACAGCAATTCCGTCTATTTTCCAGACTAAACGAAAGCCAGGCAGAAGGCCCTCTCACACTCCAAAGAAAAGTCAACCTGAG GTGTCTTCTGGAAAAGAAAATGCACCTACTCCAGGCACGGCATGTTCTGAGGTGGAAGAGAGCTCATGGATTAATG CAGTCAAGAGCCTTCAGACTCCTCAAGGAGCTAATATTTTTAG GAGCAGTGAGGTGATTGTGAACACACAGTGTTTGCTGGAGCTCTTCCAGTTCTGCTGGCTTTGTCAGAAAGAGTGCTGTATTACCATTGAGGGCAACGAGAAGCTGTTTTCAGTCACGCAGGACTGCCAGAGTTGTGGCCACCACAGACACTGGAGGAGTCACCCGCCTTCAGCCGAAGCTACACACACCTTTCATAAAGAGGCAGAACATGCACTGAAGcatgaagatgatgaggag GTTGTGGTTCACATTGTGTCATCAGATAACGAGTGCAGTGAGCAGGTGTTTATTGAAAAGGATGGATCGTATTTATCTAGTAATGATGAAGAAGCAAGTTTGCAGGAAGaggaagtgaaaaagaaaagaaagaggacGTCTAAACGTAAACACAGTTCAGATGAGTGGGAGCCATGTTTAGATGCAGAGGCCACAGACTCTGATGTGTCCATGGATGAAGACCTGTTCACAGCTTTAAAGGAGGATGGTCAGGGTAAACTTGTGGTGTGGTGTACACAATGTGGGACCGAGGCCTCGCTCTCCTGTTCTGTCCATCGACACAAAAAAGTGTTCTGCTGTGCTCAGTGCAGTGAAGGTGACGACACTCAAGCACATCATTTTGAAACACTACGTGTTCGGTTTGATGACGTCGGCAGTTTTCAGAAACATGCTGAACAGGAGCACGGAGTCAAACCATTCTATAAACTGTGTCAGGACTGTGGCAAGTTTGTTATAGCAGATCCTGAATCCCGAGGTTTAAAAGAACATAAATGTGAACACAAGTCCAAATTTATCATCTGTCCAGAATGTGGGAAAAGATTCCTCACCAAGGTCGGACTAAAGTCGCACTACACTCAGCTCCATTCGGATTATGATCACCCGTGTAAATACTGTCTGAAGGTCTTCAAAACCAGGTCAATAAAACTGGAACATGAGCAGACTCATCCTAAAGAAAAACAGCCATACAGCTGTTCAAAGTGTGTAAAAAGGTTTTCCAATATTTATAAACGCAACAGACATGTCCGGTCCCATGGAGGTCCACAAAAacatgtgtgtgatgtatgtaaGAAGAGCTTTAAGGACATTTACAAGCTGAGGAGGCATAAGCTCATCCACTCTGGAGAACAGCCTTTCAAATGCCAAGTGTGTGAGCGTTCTTTCAACCAAATGGAAAACCTCACTTCCCACATGCGCGTCCACACTGGAGAGAAACCTTTCATGTGTGAACAATGTGGAGAGTCATTCAGTCACAACGTCAGCCTGAAGAACCACAAGCAACGACACCATGACTCGAGTTTGACTCAAGAGAAAGATGTGCTAAATGATGTAGAGAATAAGGGGATGAATACAGCGGTGGGGGTTCCACAGTAA
- the LOC128316984 gene encoding zinc finger protein 879-like has translation MSWRCSVRGCGKRNQAKAKDVVIHRFPEKDLELCSKWLAAIGKVVNKTERKYASFRVCSQHFRPDDYERDLKAELLGCPPKKVLKKTAIPSIFQTKRKPGRRPSHTPKKSQPEVSSEKENAPTALSACSEAEEMSWLKAIKSLQTPQGSNIFKSREVLVNTQCLLELFQFCWLCQKECCITIEGNEKLFSVTQDCESCGYHRDWRSHPPSAEPAHTFHKEAEHAPKHEEVVVHTGSSANKCSEQSHEQVFTEEDGSYLSSEDEEASLQEEEVKTKKRKSKGQDSSDEQELHSDAEATDSDVSMDEDLFTALKEDGQGKLVVWCTQCGIEASLSCSVHRHKKVFCCAQCSAGDNIKTHTFETLRIRFDDVGSFQKHAEQEHGSKPFYILCQDCGKFVIAKKEHVCEHKIKFIICPECGKRFLTEGGLKTHYTQLHSDYDHPCKYCLKVFKTRSLKLEHEQTHPKEKQPYRCPDCPEKFDNIHKRNNHVKSHRGPHKYVCDVCEKGFRDINRLRRHKLIHSGEKPFKCQVCERSFNRMENLGAHMRVHTGERPFICEQCGESFSHNVSLKNHKQRHHDSSLTQEKEVLNDIEKEVLSDVENKVKTAVGVP, from the exons ATGTCGTGGAGGTGTAGTGTCCGAGGGTGTGGGAAACGCAATCAGGCCAAAGCTAAAGATGTTGTTATTCACCGTTTCCCTGAAAAAGACTTGGAGCTCTGCAGTAAATGGTTAGCGGCTATCGGGAAGGTTGTGAATAAAACGGAGAGGAAATACGCGTCTTTCCGAGTGTGCAGCCAGCACTTCAGACCTGACGACTATGAGAGGGATTTGAAGGCGGAATTATTGGGATGTCCACCAAAAAAGGTCTTAAAGAAAACAGCAATTCCGTCTATATTCCAGACTAAACGAAAGCCAGGCAGAAGGCCCTCTCACACTCCAAAGAAAAGTCAACCTGAG GTGTCTTCTGAGAAAGAAAATGCACCTACTGCACTCTCAGCATGTTCTGAGGCAGAGGAGATGTCATGGCTTAAAG ctATTAAGAGCCTTCAGACTCCTCAAGGATCTAACATTTTTAA GAGTCGTGAGGTGCTGGTGAACACCCAGTGTTTGCTGGAGCTCTTCCAGTTCTGCTGGCTTTGTCAGAAAGAGTGCTGTATTACCATTGAGGGCAACGAGAAGCTGTTTTCAGTCACGCAGGACTGTGAGAGTTGTGGCTACCACAGAGACTGGAGGAGTCACCCGCCTTCAGCCGAACCCGCACACACCTTTCATAAAGAGGCAGAACATGCACCGAAGCATGAAGag GTTGTGGTTCATACTGGGTCTTCAGCTAACAAGTGCAGTGAGCAGAGCCATGAACAAGTGTTCACTGAAGAGGATGGCTCATACTTATCTAGCGAGGATGAAGAAGCAAGTCTGCAGGAAGAGGAAGTTAAGACCAAAAAGAGGAAATCTAAGGGGCAGGACAGTTCAGATGAGCAGGAACTACATTCAGATGCAGAGGCCACAGACTCTGATGTGTCCATGGATGAAGACCTGTTCACAGCTTTAAAGGAGGATGGTCAGGGTAAACTTGTGGTGTGGTGTACACAATGTGGGATCGAGGCCTCGCTCTCCTGTTCTGTCCATCGACACAAAAAGGTGTTCTGCTGTGCTCAGTGCAGTGCAGGTGacaacattaaaacacataCTTTTGAAACACTACGTATTCGGTTTGATGACGTCGGCAGTTTTCAGAAACATGCTGAACAGGAGCACGGATCCAAACCATTCTATATACTGTGTCAGGACTGTGGCAAATTTGTTATAGCAAAAAAAGAGCATGTATGTGAACATAAAATCAAGTTTATCATCTGTCCAGAGTGTGGGAAAAGATTCCTCACTGAGGGCGGCCTAAAGACGCACTACACTCAGCTCCATTCGGATTATGATCACCCGTGTAAATACTGTCTGAAGGTCTTCAAAACCAGGTCTTTAAAACTGGAACATGAGCAGACTCATCCTAAAGAAAAACAACCATACAGGTGTCCAGATTGTCCAGAGAAGTTTGACAATATTCACAAACGCAATAACCATGTTAAGTCCCACCGAGGTCcacataaatatgtgtgtgatgtatgtgagAAAGGCTTTAGGGATATTAACAGGCTGAGGAGGCATAAGCTCATCCACTCTGGAGAAAAGCCTTTCAAATGCCAAGTGTGTGAGCGTTCCTTTAACCGAATGGAAAATCTTGGTGCCCACATGCGCGTCCACACTGGAGAGAGGCCTTTCATATGTGAGCAATGTGGAGAGTCATTCAGTCACAACGTCAGCCTGAAGAACCACAAGCAACGACACCATGACTCGAGTTTGACTCAAGAGAAAGAAGTGCTAAATGATATAGAGAAAGAAGTGCTAAGTGATGTAGAGAATAAGGTGAAAACAGCAGTGGGGGTTCCATAG
- the LOC113547297 gene encoding uncharacterized protein LOC113547297 — protein sequence MATGFQDLSLTVHDLIQKSVLISKGPPARYRLLTTRSNLDENGSVRKWTFGQQDNNMQNKIILMVGETGTGKTTLINAMVNYILGVKFTDEVWFEITEEEGDNQTSDQSKTKTTEITVYEVFVQDKPICLTIIDTPGYGDTRGTDMDKQIAENLYKLFQNDTGVKEIDAVCLVVKASENRLSDRQHYIFDAVLSLFGKDIENNIVIFITHSDGMPPTNALNAIKKAGIPCRKDEGNEPENFLFNNRQTEKRSPKYNRALQTAWEQTEDSLKDFCASLKEQNRKSLEQTERVLFESKRLEACINNLQNRIDFVECNRKELAQIQKALEENREKIKRNENFTFTVTKYYKEKVPIENASWWDRKATTCSVCEENCHEYGCWCAIDARWCYVMRNDHCTSCAHKCHYSKHVRENKKYVTCSKETTMTYNEFKKQYERNDTSASAIKFDSKAFENVTKDIASNKKQEEEMTSIEKRLKEELMKTEKEKAKLVEEACNTILKLSEIALKPDSAFIVQSLDFLIPRAEETGRDIIAQKLRELRKIPSESQERVNAVMGYARAGFSKLKNAFHW from the exons ATGGCTACAGG ATTTCAAGACTTATCATTGACTGTACATGATTTAATCCAGAAGAGTGTATTAATCAGTAAAGGCCCACCTGCACGATATCGTCTCCTCACAACCAGAAGTAATCTTGATGAAAACGGCTCAGTAAGAAAATGGACATTTGGACAGCAAGACAACAAtatgcaaaacaaaataatactgATGGTAGGAGAAACCGGAACAGGCAAAACTACTCTGATCAATGCCATGGTAAATTATATACTCGGGGTGAAGTTTACAGATGAAGTGTGGTTTGAGATTACAGAAGAGGAAGGAGATAATCAAACGTCAGAtcagtcaaaaacaaaaacaactgaaaTCACTGTGTATGAGGTCTTTGTCCAAGACAAGCCAATCTGTCTTACCATCATTGACACTCCAGGTTATGGAGACACCAGGGGAACAGATATGGATAAACAGATTGCTGAAAATCTGTACAAACTGTTTCAGAATGATACTGGAGTGAAAGAAATTGATGCAGTGTGTCTGGTAGTGAAGGCATCTGAGAATCGACTCTCTGACAGACAGCATTACATCTTTGATGCTGTTTTGTCCTTATTTGGTAAAGACATAGAGAACAACATTGTCATTTTTATCACTCATTCAGATGGAATGCCTCCAACAAATGCTCTTAATGCTATCAAGAAAGCAGGGATTCCCTGTAGGAAAGATGAAGGAAATGAACCTGAGAATTTCTTATTCAACAATCGTCAAACTGAGAAAAGGAGCCCAAAGTATAACAGAGCTCTCCAGACAGCTTGGGAACAAACAGAGGACAGTTTAAAGGATTTTTGTGCCTCACtgaaagaacagaacagaaaaagcTTAGAGCAGACTGAACGTGTTCTGTTTGAGTCCAAACGACTTGAAGCCTGTATTAATAATCTACAAAACCGCATTGACTTTGTAGAGTGCAATCGTAAAGAACTGGCTCAGATTCAGAAAGCCCTTGAGGAAAACCGAGAAAAGATTAAGAGAAATGAAAACTTTACTTTTACAGTCACCaaatattacaaagaaaaagtTCCCATTGAAAATGCTTCATGGTGGGACAGAAAGGCCACCACTTGCTCTGTCTGTGAGGAGAACTGTCATGAGTATGGCTGCTGGTGTGCCATCGATGCCAGGTGGTGTTATGTCATGAGAAATGACCACTGCACTTCATGCGCACATAAATGTCACTACAGCAAACATGTCAGAGAGAATAAGAAATATGTTACATGCAGCAAAGAGACCACAATGACATATAATGAGTTTAAAAAGCAATATGAAAGAAATGATACTTCAGCATCAGCTATCAAGTTTGACTCAAAGGCCTTTGAAAATGTCACAAAAGACATTGCAAGTAACAAGAAACAGGAAGAGGAGATGACAAGCATAGAGAAGAGACTGAAAGAAGAACTGATGAagactgaaaaggaaaaagctAAGCTGGTGGAAGAAGCCTGCAACACCATCCTGAAACTGTCTGAGATTGCTTTAAAGCCAGATTCTGCTTTCATCGTTCAGTCTCTTGACTTCTTGATCCCTCGAGCTGAGGAAACTGGAAGAGACATTATTGCTCAGAAACTAAGAGAGCTGAGGAAAATTCCATCTGAATCACAGGAAAGAGTTAATGCTGTAATGGGGTATGCAAGAGCAGGTTTCagtaaactgaaaaatgcttttCACTGGTAA
- the LOC113547224 gene encoding uncharacterized protein LOC113547224 isoform X1: protein MATGFQDSSLIVRDLIQKSVLISKGSPARYCLLTTRSNLEKDGSVRKWTFGQRDVNMQNKILLMVGENGTGKTTLINAMVNYILGVKFTDEAWFEITEEGGDNQTSDQSTTEITVYEVFAQDNPICLTIIDTPGYGDTRGTDMDKQIAENLYKLFQNDTGVKEIDAVCLVVKASDHRPSDRQHYIFDAILSLFGNDIENNVVIFVTHSDGMPPEDVINAIKKAGIPYRKDGENEPEHFLFNNRQTNKRSPAYKRALQTAWEQTENTLNVFFASMKEQYRKSLEQTESVLTESKQLEACINNLQNRIDFVECKRKELAQTQKALEENREKIRRNKNFTFTVTKYYKEKVLIENASLWDRKATTCSVCEENCHEYGCWSAWDAWWCEVMKNDHCTVCTGKCHYTKHVKESKKYVRSSKEIIVTFDDLKKQYDSSNNSASDIKFDSKSFENVKKEFESNKKWKKEKISIEKRLKEELIKTEKDKAKLVEEAYNAIMKLSEIALKRDSAFIVQCLDFLIPRAEETGRDFIAQKLRRELRKFNLNHSK from the exons ATGGCTACAGG ATTTCAAGACTCATCACTGATTGTACGTGACTTGATCCAGAAGAGTGTATTAATCAGTAAAGGCTCACCAGCACGATATTGTCTCCTCACAACTAGAAGCAATCTTGAAAAAGACGGCTCAGTGAGAAAATGGACATTTGGACAGCGAGATGTCAATATGCAAAACAAAATCCTACTGATGGTAGGAGAAAACGGAACAGGCAAAACTACTCTGATCAATGCCATGGTAAATTATATACTCGGGGTGAAGTTTACAGATGAAGCGTGGTTTGAGATTACAGAAGAGGGAGGAGATAATCAAACGTCAGATCAGTCAACAACTGAAATCACTGTGTATGAGGTCTTTGCTCAAGACAACCCAATCTGCCTTACTATCATTGACACTCCAGGTTATGGAGACACCAGGGGAACAGATATGGATAAACAGATTGCTGAAAATCTGTACAAACTGTTTCAAAATGATACTGGAGTGAAAGAAATTGATGCAGTGTGTCTGGTAGTGAAGGCATCTGACCATCGTCCCTCTGACAGACAGCATTACATCTTTGATGCTATTTTGTCCTTATTTGGTAACGACATAGAGAACAATGTTGTCATTTTTGTAACTCACTCAGATGGAATGCCTCCAGAAGATGTGATTAATGCCATCAAGAAAGCAGGGATTCCCTATAGGAAAGATGGAGAAAATGAACCTGAGCACTTCTTATTCAACAATCGTCAAACTAATAAGAGGAGCCCGGCGTATAAAAGAGCTCTCCAGACAGCTTGGGAACAAACAGAGAacactttaaatgttttttttgcctCAATGAAAGAACAGTACAGAAAAAGCTTAGAGCAGACTGAAAGTGTTCTGACTGAGTCCAAACAGCTTGAAGCCTGTATTAATAATCTACAAAACCGCATTGACTTTGTAGAGTGCAAACGTAAAGAACTGGCTCAGACTCAGAAAGCCCTTGAGGAGAACCGAGAAAAGattagaagaaataaaaacttTACTTTTACAGTCACCAAGTATTACAAAGAAAAAGTTCTCATTGAAAATGCTTCATTGTGGGACAGAAAGGCCACCACTTGCTCTGTCTGTGAGGAGAACTGTCATGAGTATGGCTGCTGGAGTGCCTGGGATGCTTGGTGGTGTGAAGTCATGAAAAATGaccactgtactgtatgtacaggtAAATGTCACTACACTAAACATGTCAAAGAGAGCAAGAAATATGTTAGAAGCAGCAAAGAAATCATAGTGACAtttgatgatttaaaaaaacagtatgaCAGCAGCAATAATTCAGCATCAGATATCAAGTTTGACTCAAAGTCctttgaaaatgttaaaaaggaGTTTGAAAGCAACAAGaaatggaaaaaggaaaagataaGCATAGAGAAGAGACTGAAAGAAGAACTGATCAAGACTGAAAAGGATAAAGCTAAGCTGGTGGAAGAAGCCTACAATGCCATCATGAAACTGTCTGAGATTGCTTTAAAGCGAGATTCTGCTTTTATTGTTCAGTGTCTTGACTTCTTGATCCCTCGAGCTGAGGAAACCGGAAGAGACTTTATTGCTCAGAAACTCAGAAGAGAGCTGAGGAAATTCAACCTGAATCACAGTAAATAG